GCGGTGGAAGCTCTCCGACATGGACCTCGCCGAGCACGAGCTCTACGTGCGCTACTCGATGGCGAAGGACACCACGTTCCAGTACACCGACATCAAGCAGGCGCCCTGGTACGTCGTGCCCTCCGACGACAAGCGCGCGGCCCGGCTCAACTGCATCTCCCACCTGCTGAGCTGCTTCGACTACGAGGACGTCGCCCCCGGCGTCGTCGAGCTGCCGCAGATGCGCCAGGAGCCCTACGTCCGCCCGCCCCTGCAGGAGCAGACCTTCGTGCCGCAGCGCTTCTGACCAGGGGTTAAATGTCGCGGAAGGCCTCGATGGTGGCGCCGAGCTGGTTGAGCCGCTCGGCGAGGTCCTCGTAGCCGCGGTGGATGACGTAGGTCGACCGCAGGACCGAGGTGCCCTTGGCTGCCAGCATCGCCAGCAGCAGCACCACGGCCGGCCGCAGCGCCGGCGGGCACATCATCTCGGTGCCCGTGAAGCTGCTCGGGCCCTCCACCATCACCCGGTGGGGGTCGAGCAGCTTGACCTGGCCGCCCAGCTTGTTGAGGTCGGTGAGGTAGATGGCCCGGTTCTCGTAGACCCAGTCGTGGATCAGGGTCTGCCCGTTGGCGACCGCCGCGATGACGGCGAAGAACGGGAGGTTGTCGATGTTGAGGCCGGGGAACGGCATCGGGTGCACCTTGTCCAGCGGTGCGTGGAGCACGCTTGGGTGGGTGGAGATGTCCACCAGCCGGGTGTGACCGTTGAGCGCGACGTACTCCTCGGAGCGGGTGTACTGGAACCCCATCTCCTCCAGCAGCGCCAGCTCGATCTCGAGGAACTCGATCGGGACCCGCTCGATGGTGATCGAGGAGTCGGTGACGATCGCCGCGGCCAGCAGCGACATCGCCTCGATGGGGTCCTCCGCGGGCGCGTAGTCGACATCGATGTCGATCTGCTCGCGGCCGGTCACAGTGAGCGTCGTGGTGCCGATCCCCTCCACCGTGACGCCGAGCCGCTCGAGGTAGAAGCAGAGGTCCTGGACCATGTAGTTCGAGGAGGCGTTGCGGATCACCGTGGTGCCCGGGTGGAGGGCAGCGGCCATCAGCGCGTTCTCGGTGACGGTGTCGCCGCGCTCGGTCAGCACGATCGGACGGCCCGGGGCGACCTGGTTCTCGACCCGGGCGTGGTAGCTGCCCTCGGTCGCCTTCACCTCGAGGCCGAAGGGCCGCAGCGCCGACATGTGCGGCTCGACCGTGCGGGTCCCGAGGTTGCAGCCGCCGGCGTAGGGCAGCTCGAAGTTCTCCGAGCGGTGGAGCAACGGGCCGAGGAACATGATCACCGACCGCGTGCGGCGGGCGGCCTCCTCGTCGATGTTGGACAGGTCGAGCTCGGCGGGCGGCACGATCTCGAGGTCGTTGTCGTCGTTGAGCCAGCGGGTCTGCACGCCGAGCGAGTCGAGCACCTCGAGCAGGCGGTTGACCTCCTCGATGCGCGCGACCTTGCGCAGCGTCGTGCGGCCGCGGTTGAGCAGCGTCGCGCAGAGCAGCGCGACGCCGGCGTTCTTGGAGGTCTTGACCTCGATGCTCCCGGACAGCGTGGTCGGTCCGGTCACGCGCAGGTGCGTGGGCCCGGCCCCCAGCGCCACGATCTCGGAGTCGAGCGCGGAGCCGATCCGGGCGAGCATCTCCAGGGACAGGTTCTGGTGCCCCTTCTCGATGCGGTTGATCGCGCTCTGGCTCGTGGAGAGCCGCTCGGCGAGCTGCTGCTGGGTCATCCCGCGGTGCTTGCGGGCGTCGCGGATGAGGTTCCCGATCCGGCCCTTGTAGTCCTCGGTCATGGCGGCACCGTATCTCAGATATGAGATACGGGCATCATCCGTGGGGCGGGGTGGCACCGCCTGCAAGGATGCCAGCCATGCGTGCGACCACCATCCACGGGCCGGGTGACATCCGCCTCACCGACGTGCCGACACCGGGGATCAGCAGCCCCACCGACGCGGTGGTGCAGGTGACCGCCGGTTGCATCTGCGGGTCGGACCTGTGGCCCTACCGCGGCGAGAACCCGATCGAGGTGGGGTCGACCATCGGCCACGAGTGCGTGGGAGTGGTCGCCGAGGTCGGCTCCGAGGTGCGGTCCTTCCGCCCCGGCGACTTCGTGGTCGTGCCGTTCGTCCACTGCGACAACACCTGCCCGCACTGTCGGGCCGGGATGCAGTCGGCCTGCGAGCAGCAGGGCTTCACCCTCAGCGGTCAGGCCGAGTACGCGCTGGTGCACCAGGCCGACGGCAGCCTCGTCGGCACCGCCGACCAGCCGGACGCCGAGCTCGTCCCGTCGCTGTTGACGCTCTCCGACGTGATGGCGACCGGGTGGCACGCCGCGGTGACCGCTGGAGTGTCCCCGGGTGACACCGCCGTCGTCGTCGGCGACGGCGCCGTCGGGCTGTGCGGGGTGATCGCCGCCGCGCAGCTGGGCGCCGAGCGGGTCGTGGTGATGTCGCGCCACGAGCCACGCCAGCAGCTCGCCCGCCGCTTCGGCGCCACCGACGTCGTCGCCGAGCGCGGGGAGGAGGGGGAGGCAGCGGTCCTCGAGCTGACGCGCGGGGTGGGCGCCGACGCGGTGCTCGAGTGCGTCGGGACCGATGCCGCCATGCAGACCGCCTTCGCGGTGGCCCGGCCGGGGTCGACCGTCGGCTTCGTGGGTGCACCACACGGGGTCGAGCTGCCGGTGCGCCGGATGTTCAGCCGCAACATCGGCCTCGCCGGCGGCATGGCGCCCGTACGCCGCTACCTGCCCGAGCTGCTCGACCTCGTGCTCGCGGGCACCATCGAGCCGGGGCTGGTCTTCGACCTGACGCTGCCGCTCGACAAGGTGGCGAAGGGCTATGAGGCGATGGACGAGCGCCGCGCCATCAAGGTGCTGCTGCAGCCATGACCGGGCTGGTCCTGGGGCCGATGCTGCGGCACGTCGACGAGACGACGGCCAGCATCTGGGTGCAGACCGGGCAGGCGGCGACCGTCACCGTCGAGGCGGGCGACCGGCGCGCGTCGGCTGCCACGTTCGGGGCACACGGCCATCACTACGCGCTGGTGGAGCTGACCGGGCTCGAGCCGGGCAGCCGCACGGCGTACCGGGTGCTGCTGGACGACGACCCGGTCTGGCCGGCACCCGTCGACGACTTCCCGGACCCCGTGATCGCGACACCGTCTCGGCAGCAGCAGCTCCGGCTCGCGTTCGGGTCCTGCCGGGTGAGCGTCCCGCACGACGCCGAGCACACCGACGACTACGGCGTCGACGCGCTCCGCGCCTACGCGCTCCACCTCGCCAAGAACGCCGGTGAGCGGTGGCCCGACCTGCTGCTGCTCCTCGGCGACCAGGTCTACGCCGACGAGACCAGCGACGAGATCCGGGAGTTCATCAGCCACCGCCGCAGTCTCGAGGAGCCGCCGGGAGCCGAGCTGCAGGACTACGTCGAGTACGCCGAGCTCTACCGGCTCGCCTGGAGCGACCCGGCCAACCGGTGGCTGCTGTCCACGGTGCCGACGGCGATGATCTTCGACGACCACGACATCCGCGACGACTGGAACACCAGC
The genomic region above belongs to Nocardioides coralli and contains:
- a CDS encoding helix-turn-helix domain-containing protein, which encodes MTEDYKGRIGNLIRDARKHRGMTQQQLAERLSTSQSAINRIEKGHQNLSLEMLARIGSALDSEIVALGAGPTHLRVTGPTTLSGSIEVKTSKNAGVALLCATLLNRGRTTLRKVARIEEVNRLLEVLDSLGVQTRWLNDDNDLEIVPPAELDLSNIDEEAARRTRSVIMFLGPLLHRSENFELPYAGGCNLGTRTVEPHMSALRPFGLEVKATEGSYHARVENQVAPGRPIVLTERGDTVTENALMAAALHPGTTVIRNASSNYMVQDLCFYLERLGVTVEGIGTTTLTVTGREQIDIDVDYAPAEDPIEAMSLLAAAIVTDSSITIERVPIEFLEIELALLEEMGFQYTRSEEYVALNGHTRLVDISTHPSVLHAPLDKVHPMPFPGLNIDNLPFFAVIAAVANGQTLIHDWVYENRAIYLTDLNKLGGQVKLLDPHRVMVEGPSSFTGTEMMCPPALRPAVVLLLAMLAAKGTSVLRSTYVIHRGYEDLAERLNQLGATIEAFRDI
- a CDS encoding zinc-dependent alcohol dehydrogenase family protein; this encodes MRATTIHGPGDIRLTDVPTPGISSPTDAVVQVTAGCICGSDLWPYRGENPIEVGSTIGHECVGVVAEVGSEVRSFRPGDFVVVPFVHCDNTCPHCRAGMQSACEQQGFTLSGQAEYALVHQADGSLVGTADQPDAELVPSLLTLSDVMATGWHAAVTAGVSPGDTAVVVGDGAVGLCGVIAAAQLGAERVVVMSRHEPRQQLARRFGATDVVAERGEEGEAAVLELTRGVGADAVLECVGTDAAMQTAFAVARPGSTVGFVGAPHGVELPVRRMFSRNIGLAGGMAPVRRYLPELLDLVLAGTIEPGLVFDLTLPLDKVAKGYEAMDERRAIKVLLQP